The nucleotide window GCCCCGAGATCAGACGTCAGAATGAGCATCGAATTGATGGACGCAACTGTTGAGGCGCTCCGAAACTGTGTCGTGGACGACGTACATCTGGGAATCCGTTTTGCAGACCTTCTCGAGTCTCTGACGAGCCGCCTCCGCAACCGATTCATCCAGGCTCCCACCATGCAGCAGGCTTCTGGCAGGGGACAAAGTCCCGTTCCAGATGGCCAGACCCAGAATGGTGATAGTCTTGCTGCGAACGGTGACGGGAATGCCAACTGGGTCGGTGGTCATGCTCAGAGACTCCGAGACGGGCTCAGCGGAAACGGTAAGCACCCTGTACAAAGGGGTGTTGATATCAATACTGACGACCCCAATTCAGCACCAGCTCCGGCTCCTACTCACGAGACCAACAATATTTCAGCGACGCCATTTGATCTATCGGCCCAGAACTTCCCCTATCCTGGGCAGGGCTCGTTGGGTCCATCTACACCCACAGTCGTGGACAATGCGGTTGCCAATATGGATGTCAGCCTCTTTGAAGACTGGAACCACCAAGGCAACGAGATGTGGTATCTGCCTCCTGGCCCAGCTTTCTTCCAAAACGTGGAGAATCCTTCCGTTGCCATGGGACCTGAGGGTGTCAATGTTGGTGGTCTCGATCTTCTCGAGTATATGGCCATGGATCCCTCTCAATTCCCCGGACTGGATCCGTCTTCTGGCCCACCAACAAGCCACGCTTAGTCGGGCCAAGCTTTACCTTACTCTTGTGTGCTGAGAGATTATCTATGCTTATACCTTCTCGCATTGCCGGCTACAAGTCGACTGGCCTGAGGTGCCTTCTCTATCTGAACCAACTTCTATTACACTTTTTTGATGTCGAGAGTATATCTATGGAAGATCGAAGTCATCGACGGCGTAGCAGAGATCAGGAACTCAACAGTATCAGCCGAACGCAAGGATTATTGTGACTTTGTGGGAGTAAGAGTGCAAAATTCTCATGCAGAGTGGCAGAAGCAGGAAACAAAAGACGTAAATTAAACGAGGAATTCTGCATGTTGAGCGACAGACCAAAAAGAATATGTGGATGGGCTTCTAATTGAAGTTGAGGGTTGCAATGATTGGGGTTATTGCATTTTGGTAGTCTTAAGAAACAGAAAGGTAACACAAAAAGTTGAAAAGATCCAATAGACTTCTGTCGAAAGACTAGACAACGCTTGTCGTGGTGATTCACGCCTATGATTGAAATACGTCTGAATGAAGCAAGCGGCTGCCTTGAATGGTCGGATAATGATGGGACTTGAAATAGTTCGTGTTTCTTTCTACACTGGTCTGATCCATTTTCAACTAACCTCCTGCTCTTCGTCCCTAATAAAATCAGAATAGCCTCCACTGCCTATCCAAACCTCCCATCACCCCTCCCTTTTGCATTGATGAATATCCTCACGTGACGAGAGAACCGACAGGCTGTGCGGGTGTAAATAGCGAACAACAGGtgtcaaagagaagaagaagaagaagaagaagataaaCAAGGCTCGTATGTGTGAAATAGAAATGGGtacaaaaaaaaagagaaacaaaGCCGTTGGGGCTACTCGATGAAAGGGGAAAGTGTGTGGTATCATGCGTAGTTACATAGTTGAACATGTGAAGAGAACACAAATAGAAAATTATGTGAAAGGCTCTTGAGTTGAGCGTGTTTAAAAGGGAATATACAACGTCTGGTAGGAGCGTCGAGGAATGTGAGaatcctcgacatcaagtGTAGAAAGAAACATCTGGCGGTTGATCAGACACTCAAGCCGGTAGTATACACTCTGAAGCCAAGATGTAGTAGATGGATAGGTGGGGGTGTCGTAAGGCCATTAACGTATCGCGAGACGTGGAAGGCAGTTTGTGGCGGGCGGCAAGATGATTGCCATCTATATGTAACAGAGAAAATGGACGAATGGGAGCCAACGTATGGTGTGGCTCGCGTTTGATGGTACCGTAGACTCGTCTCAGACGTTGCGGCAAAGATCTGGGCATCAAATCACAGACTGAATGAGGTAGCGTGTCTGGCGTGAGCCTCTTGAAGGACTGTTTCAGTTGTTAGCATATGTCATAAACCACGCAAATCGGCGACACTTACTGTCAAGAATACCCATCTGTCCGGAACGGTCCATGCACGCCAGTTGCACGCTACTACCGTCAACCAAGTCTAGGACAACACTGTTGGGCAACTCCTGAACCTCGACATCAGGGATGTAGGGAGGTCGGAAGTCACTCATGTGGTAGCGCTTCGTGCCTTGAGCGGTGCGGCTGCTCTGAGCCGGGAGAGCGCTCAAAATGAGGAAACCCTGAGAGTCCAGACACATGTTACGTCGCTTCCAAAGAAGGTTGTCAGGGAACTGCACATTGACATCACCCATGAAGGACACGATGGATGGGGGGCCGGCAGTAGTCGCAGGTCGAACAGGCTCTGCCATCTCTTCGTGCACAGTTGGCGAGAGGATAGTAGGTGGCGTGGTCTTACCACGTGAACTGGAAAGGGATGATAGACGACGCATGAATCGACCAGCccttgacttcttcttctcactgTTTGACTTTTCGTCACCGGAGGCTGAGCTCTCAGTAGTAGCTGTAGGGGAAAGCACGTTGTCCCTGTCGCGACTGATGGATGACCGTCGGCTGCTGATTGAAAGCCGCTTGCCCTGGTGAATTGAAGGAGGGCGGGTGGGGGACTGTGAGCCCTTGGCACCACCTGCATCAGACGATGGCGAAGTGAGGGACCTACGGCGGTCGTTGATGAAGTCTCTCACGACACTTAGAGAAGACCGCCGAGAGTGGTCTTCCTTATCCCGACTCTTCGACTCTGATCGGCGGCCTTCCTTAGACATACGGCGCTCAAGAATCGTCTCCTTAGAAAGCTCAAGGGCTGCAGGGGTCCATACTGGTGAAGCCTTCTGGTGATCCACCAGGAGAGGAGACTCCTTAAGTTCCACTGGGCTGAACTCTGATGGATCCTTTGGTGGTTCAAGTGATTTGGCTGCGTTCTGACTCGGGTCTCGTACTATTCTAGCAGTGACCGAGATCGACTCAGGCGAGCCGCCGTGCTCTTGCGCATGTGCTTCGAACTTAGACAGGCGACTGGCAACAGAGTTAGAGCGCTGCCTGTGAGATTTTCTAGCTCTATCAGGTGACTCGTCTCGAGAACCAGATCGTGAAGGTGGTGTTCGCAGATTTTGGCGGTTGAAAGAGCTAGCTCGATCGGCAATGGATGGAGACCGAGTTGGCTCACGACTTCTTCGCACAGAGAAGAATGCCGAAGATGGCCTCTCTCGGCTTGAGGGAGTAGGTGTAGGGCTGAGAGTGTTCTCACCAGTGTGGGCTGAGAGCTTTTCAAGAGCTTTGATACGTTGCGAGATACTTGATCCCACAGTAGATTTCCTAGTCAGACTGGGTCCGTTAGGCTGCTGGGCAACCTTGTGCAAGTAAGCAGCTCCTGAGCTCACAGATCGCGCCGAGCTTGTGGTGACATCGCCAGGGACAAGAAGCTTGCCGTGGACAGGGTTCGAGACGGTGCGGACGATGGTCGGAGATCGTTCGCCCTTTGTTGGGCTAGGGAAAACTGGAGTGACAGGGCTCTTAGCAACAGTCATCGGTTTCGCCTCATGAAGAGTTGCGCTATGCAGCTCTTCCATcaagtcctcatcgtcagatAGACGGTCCTTGTCTTCGGCAAAGTCCGTTTTGATAGGCTCGATATTGGTCTTGCGCTTTTGCTGCTTTGTTTCGGGCAGCTCCTCGTtgttttcctcctcctcatccttttcTGTTACGATGATGGGACTATTCTGGCGAGTACTTCGGTTAGGGGAGTTAGATGCGGGAGTTGGTTCCGTCTTCAGATCCTGAGTCGAGAACTTCGATTTGAGGATCTTGGATGTGTCAATAGTGGGGGACAGCGGCTCGTCCACTTTGCTGATGTTGGCCGAAACCTCAGTTGTCTCCAATGCGTCAGGAGCATGGTCCGTTGTGGGCTGGCTGCTAGTAGTAGAGACTGTCGTTTCAAGAGCTGAAATACTGGTACCAGTGTCTGATAAAGGCTCTGGCGTTGTattctcaatcttctcatcGTCCTTGCTTGGAACGGAGTCAATCACTGGCGTCAACTCTTCAGCGGCAGCAATTTCTTCACTTGTTTCTGTATCAGAGACTTCGACATTGTCAACTTTCTCGCCTTCGTCCGAGTCATGTTCATCTTCGTTCTTTGGGTGCAGGGTTTCGTCTGTTGATTCGGAAAGCGAAGATGCCTTGGTGGAAATCTCCGGTTCTGAAGATGCAATGACTGGGCTATCAGGGTGAGAATCGGTCTGAGCAAGATCGGAAGCTTGATCATTATTCATGGACGCGGAAGACGCATCCAGTCCAATACCAGAGTCGGCATttgagatggatgggtgGTCGGATTCCGTTTCGTGTTGAGTTTCATGATCCTCTACTCGGTCTGTAGATGAATGGTCATCGCTAGGTCTGGGGGATTCGAGAGGAGGTGATGGAGCACCCGCCGCCTCAGCTACCATATTcgccttctttttctctcggAGCTTCATAGCCTTCATTAACCTCGCCTTTTCCGGTGAAATGGTCGGTTTGGCGGGTGGAGGCATAGGCAAAACAGGGGAGCCAGGGATAGATACTCCAGAGCTTGTTGCGGGGCGCGTGAGTTCTGTATGCACAATTTGTAGTCCGTCCTGTTCGGTCACTGTGTCTTTGTCCTCGACAGAAGTATTCTCGGCGGTGGCGGGGCCGTCCctattcttctctttcttggaGCCCTTACCAAACAATTTAAAGCCGGAAGGCATCTGAGAAACGGGGCGATACGTGCTGGCAGTGCGTGGTCTTCCGTTTGTATCAAGCGAGGGGCGCGGTCCAAGCTTCACTTTAGGCTTTCCGTAGTTGTATAATGAATAGGAATACAAGTCGGGTCGGCCAGATTGCGATGACATTCGCGACTGTGCTTCtgattgagaaggagaaacgGGCCTGTCATCAGCGCCAACGAAGTTGGGTAGCTCAGATGTTGAAGCGTCAGTGAATTTAGTATGCTCTGGAGATGCGGCAAGCTCTGAGTTTAGCATGACTGTCTCTGTAGGCAAGACAGTGTCATGGCTTGTCTTGGCTGTCTTAGGTCGAATGTCgccgtcttcgtcgtcctcgGCAACTGATTGGCGTTTTGTGGCGCGGTGTtgctgctcctcttcctcctcctccgcaatCTCCATTAATCGTCTTCGGCGTAacgagcttgaagatgatgaatttgACCCTGAAGCGGCATGCAGGGAGCATGCGGCCGATAGTTTCGTATCCTTGAgttccttggcttcggtGATTTCGAAAATGGTATCGTAGGGTGAGAATCGGTCGCAGACGGCGTTGAAGTGAACAGCTACTCTCGCTGTATATCGAAAACGTGTCAGTGTATCAAGTCGCGAACGGACATATCTACGCGAGAGGAGACACTGGGTACGGACCTTGGATAAGACGAGAGCAATCTTCAGGCAGATACTTGATTACCACGTTCCTTCTTCGATATCTCAAGAAGCCGTAGAGAGGGCTCGTCTCCTCGTATCCAGCGACATTGTTGCGCACTTCGACCACGCCGCCGGAGCCGCGACCTAACAATTCGACTTCATCGCGACTCGCATACTTGAGGAGGAACCTGAATATTTAGCCAACGGTCCCCTTCTAGAATATTGGAATGATTGTTGAACGTACCATCCTCCTGGTTCGGCGACAGCGGCCTCGTGGGCTTCCTGAACCTTTGGATCGTCCAAGCCATTCAACGACATGGTGTCTCTGTTACAAGTAGATCAAAGAGAGACAAAGCGGGAAAAAAAGAGCGGGAGCTGGAAAGGCTAAATTGACGCCGCCGACTTGCAAGGTcgaaaaaattaattaatagaaagGAGCGAAAGGAAAGGCAAGCAGAAGCACAAAAGCAGCTGCAAATGGGTCGAGCAAAGATGCTCTAGGCTCGGTCGAGATTCGAAAAGACGAGATTCGAGGACGAGGTCGAAAAGGCAAAAGGcgaaagggaaagaaagagaagaccTAGAAATGAAGCTCTCCCGAAAGACGGGGGAATCTGCCAAATCAGTCGAGAGGGTAGTAGAGCTAGTCCACTCCAGTATACTTCGGGGTCGTTTCGAGTCGAGATGCCTGGCGACTGGATGAGGTTTGGCGGGTGGGAATTGGTGGGTGGGTGCCTCTACCTTAGCACCTGCGGGTCAAGGGGCGGGCAGCACCAGATTTCAGGGGCAAGGCTGTCCAGTTGACATGGATCTCGGTATATCTAATGAGATAATAACCATGAGCCCAATGAGTAGAATTGTGTTGGTCTGTTGCGTTCTTTGcgttgtttgtttgtctttTGTGTGTATGCCAAGTTTATCCGATATTCATTAGAGAGAACAAAAGTTTcattcttcaactttggTTCTGTTTCTTCCAAACCCACGTTCTCTGATGAGGACCGTTGCAAGTCCCCCCCCAGGTTGAGGCGGCGATCAATCGATGGGCACggagtaaggtaggtaaagatattaaactcaGCAGTAGGTAGCAAATAAGATCGGGTAACACACAACAGGTGCTTTTTCACATCATGGGCCGAGACATATACTcaaacagaagaagaagaaaagcatgGCACCACTCCAAAAGAatggaaaagagaaagatTCTGGCACACCAACACTTGATAAATCGTCCTGGTCATGACATGAATAAAATGTCAATCAATTACTCCAATGTTGACCATTAGAGTGCAAATTGCGCGCCAGCCAAAAAGGGAGTCTCGCGCTGGAATGAATGATGAATAGCGTCTTGGGTTCCTGTCAGGGATCGGGTATCCAGAACTACTATACCCAACTTGGCAGTAGAGGCCATCACACAAAGTTGCGAGCACCAAGGCGATACAGTGCTACTGAGCGACGACTTAGGGTTGGCTGCATGACAAGAACCAATAAATTTTGACGAAACAATTAGTAGATTCCACCTcaaagtaggtaggtaactTGTACATAGACGAGAAGAGCTGTGTCATGAAACGAAACGGCGATAACTAGACGAGATGACGATTTAGCCTCATCTCTCTTGTCGTCTCGTACAATAGGTATTTGTTGACACAGGCATCTTATGTATCAAGAGTTGACGATGTAAACAGCCAGACAAGAAAAAGCATCACCATGACTCGCAGGGTTCAATACTCATCCTCTATCAAAATCAATCTAAGTTTAATCCAGAGTTCCAATTCTAGTAGATCAAAGCCACCATCAAAAAGCCTCCAAAGCCACTCGAGCAACAAATGGACGTAACCTCCCCTCCCGCCCCGGCTTCTCCACCCCAATCTAAATTGACATGCAAGGTAAATACATTTTGGCGTTGGTTTTTACCGACTCCGGAACGTTTGGAAGCAGAACCCGTCGCCTTGTCAACATACGTCAGAGACTCAGGATACGTGCAACCGTTGGCACGCGACGGGGTCGTATACATACGCTCAACGAGAGATTGTTTGGTCGGTCCCAATTACGACTGTCTGCGACTTAGTGGGCGGCACCGTAATTGCCAATCACTTGTAGTCAATAGAATGGAGCTTGACCCCAAACTAGCGATTCAGTATCCGTGCCAGTCTATCCCTATCCCTTGACTAGAAGGATGGAAGCTCAGTCGAAGCATCCTAGAACAAATAGTGGGatccatacctacctacttaggTTGCCTACTTGCTTTAATCGAAGCATTCAACACGAGCCGCGTTGGCTGTATAGGCCTGACAAGATTGTACATCAACATTACAACACGGATATAGAGAGGCATAGCTTTCTTACGACAGTAGATGGCAATACTACATAGATAACCTAGCAACAAGTATCAGATACAATGAATGAACTCGAAAGATCGACTCTTGTTCCAAGTCGTAATCATGTTAATATCAATACACCATTGTACCGCATCAGCAGTGTCACCCCTCCTTTCGCATGTACGAGGGCGCTCCTCAGCTAACCTATAAAACCAACCCAAGGCTGATCAAGCTCCTTTCAGCTCTGTGTAAACCCACTCAAGACATGAATCCCATCACAGCACCTTGTATGCACATCGCATCACCGCACTTTACAAGCCCTGATCCAAGGAGATGGGGAGTGGTCCAGGTGGAGAGACGAACAACCCACCAGATCCTTATCCTGTTCTCACTGAATGGTGAAGCTCTTGCTCTGAGACCAACTAAGGAGTCTGGGGTGTGTCCATAGTGCCTCATGTCTACCCAGTGTATTTGAATTATGCCTGTCCAGCGGGCTTCTCTTCCGCCGGCTTGTCTGCGGCTGGTTTATCCTTGCGGGCCTCTTCAACAGCGGCCTTATTCAATATAGGAACCTCATCCGATTTTGGATCTGCAACATGGGGAGGCTCCTCTGTAACCACTTCATCCAGTGAAGTTGGCACAAAATTCCCTTCCTGAACAGCTATAGGAGGCTCGGATTGGGGCGCGTTGCTAGTCGCTGATACACCGACGGCGGGCGTGCTACCGTCTGCAATCTTTTGTTTAGTCTCGCTGACAATCTTGTCTGCCTCACTGACCTGGGACGCTGCACCTTCCACCTCAACTGCAGCCTCCTTGTTCTGGTCCAGTCGGACGACCATGCAAGACAGGTTGTCAGTGCTGAAGCGGTTTAGTGCATAGTCAACAAGCTGCTTTGAGGCCGATACGGGATCCTCAACATTGCGCACGAGATCAACCGCTTCCTGGTCACTACATACGTCCCAAATCTGTGGTTGTTAGCATCTCGTGATTTCCACTTGCATCTGAGGCTCAACTTACTCCGTCGCAAGCAATGATAATGAACTCGTCACTATCAGCCTGAATGACTGTCTCGGTGGTATAAGGGTGACCAGTgacaagcttcttcatgtaGGCATCACCAAGAGCCCGGGTTACAGCCAGAACACCGTTGACACGGTTATTCAGAATCAAGCCTCCGGCCGCGGCGATTCTTTTACCCTCGACTTCATCACTGCCCTTGTGGTCGTAAGAAAGTCTCAGAGCCTTTCCACCTCGGCAAAGAATGATACGGGCATCACCAACATTTGCGGTGTACAGTACCCTTTGTCGTCCACTGCCCTTTCCTTTTGAATTTGTAGCTTTGGTTGCCTCCTTATTCGAAGCTCCATCTTTTGCCTTGTCCATCTCAACAGGCTCTTCCGGCCTAGCGGACTTGATGGCTGATCGATCATTCGACGCTCTATCCTCCCAGCGTAAGACTGCGACAGCTGCAGTGCAACCGCTGTTCTTTAGGGGCAGCTTTTCCAACTGTGCATCAGCGGCTGTAAAGGCCTGGTCTAACACTT belongs to Fusarium musae strain F31 chromosome 9, whole genome shotgun sequence and includes:
- a CDS encoding hypothetical protein (EggNog:ENOG41); this translates as MSLNGLDDPKVQEAHEAAVAEPGGWFLLKYASRDEVELLGRGSGGVVEVRNNVAGYEETSPLYGFLRYRRRNVVIKYLPEDCSRLIQARVAVHFNAVCDRFSPYDTIFEITEAKELKDTKLSAACSLHAASGSNSSSSSSLRRRRLMEIAEEEEEEQQHRATKRQSVAEDDEDGDIRPKTAKTSHDTVLPTETVMLNSELAASPEHTKFTDASTSELPNFVGADDRPVSPSQSEAQSRMSSQSGRPDLYSYSLYNYGKPKVKLGPRPSLDTNGRPRTASTYRPVSQMPSGFKLFGKGSKKEKNRDGPATAENTSVEDKDTVTEQDGLQIVHTELTRPATSSGVSIPGSPVLPMPPPAKPTISPEKARLMKAMKLREKKKANMVAEAAGAPSPPLESPRPSDDHSSTDRVEDHETQHETESDHPSISNADSGIGLDASSASMNNDQASDLAQTDSHPDSPVIASSEPEISTKASSLSESTDETLHPKNEDEHDSDEGEKVDNVEVSDTETSEEIAAAEELTPVIDSVPSKDDEKIENTTPEPLSDTGTSISALETTVSTTSSQPTTDHAPDALETTEVSANISKVDEPLSPTIDTSKILKSKFSTQDLKTEPTPASNSPNRSTRQNSPIIVTEKDEEEENNEELPETKQQKRKTNIEPIKTDFAEDKDRLSDDEDLMEELHSATLHEAKPMTVAKSPVTPVFPSPTKGERSPTIVRTVSNPVHGKLLVPGDVTTSSARSVSSGAAYLHKVAQQPNGPSLTRKSTVGSSISQRIKALEKLSAHTGENTLSPTPTPSSRERPSSAFFSVRRSREPTRSPSIADRASSFNRQNLRTPPSRSGSRDESPDRARKSHRQRSNSVASRLSKFEAHAQEHGGSPESISVTARIVRDPSQNAAKSLEPPKDPSEFSPVELKESPLLVDHQKASPVWTPAALELSKETILERRMSKEGRRSESKSRDKEDHSRRSSLSVVRDFINDRRRSLTSPSSDAGGAKGSQSPTRPPSIHQGKRLSISSRRSSISRDRDNVLSPTATTESSASGDEKSNSEKKKSRAGRFMRRLSSLSSSRGKTTPPTILSPTVHEEMAEPVRPATTAGPPSIVSFMGDVNVQFPDNLLWKRRNMCLDSQGFLILSALPAQSSRTAQGTKRYHMSDFRPPYIPDVEVQELPNSVVLDLVDGSSVQLACMDRSGQMGILDILQEAHARHATSFSL
- a CDS encoding hypothetical protein (BUSCO:EOG09264XTW), producing MFGGSSNNSAGNKSESDSKSDKSPSPEPGPGPSAPAPIKTTDQAASGEKRSGNGSPPTRQDTGGSTDKKRRSSSVSSRASSLLASAKNSLNFSQSSRSGGSEVSSQTPLQKLGKQDPALAVPQGQHNNSAGESMPGPKSTFRVGVWEDRNKKCRRTMEDTHAFLYNFVQTPALNDVSLKDKPEGEDRESVSSDMVESDNGYFAIFDGHAGTFAADWCGKKLHLILEDIIRKNPNALIPEVLDQAFTAADAQLEKLPLKNSGCTAAVAVLRWEDRASNDRSAIKSARPEEPVEMDKAKDGASNKEATKATNSKGKGSGRQRVLYTANVGDARIILCRGGKALRLSYDHKGSDEVEGKRIAAAGGLILNNRVNGVLAVTRALGDAYMKKLVTGHPYTTETVIQADSDEFIIIACDGIWDVCSDQEAVDLVRNVEDPVSASKQLVDYALNRFSTDNLSCMVVRLDQNKEAAVEVEGAASQVSEADKIVSETKQKIADGSTPAVGVSATSNAPQSEPPIAVQEGNFVPTSLDEVVTEEPPHVADPKSDEVPILNKAAVEEARKDKPAADKPAEEKPAGQA